From the genome of Streptomyces sp. NBC_01317, one region includes:
- a CDS encoding nucleotide pyrophosphohydrolase has protein sequence MTEQDVAGLQRRLAEFAAARDWGRYHTPKNLVAALSVEAAELQEIFQWLTPEQSARVMEEPESAHRVADEVADVLAYLLQFCDVLGIDVLDALAAKMERNEVRFPPSSAVKDPDSP, from the coding sequence GTGACAGAACAGGATGTGGCGGGACTGCAGCGCAGGTTGGCCGAGTTCGCGGCGGCCCGGGACTGGGGGCGGTACCACACGCCCAAGAACCTGGTCGCGGCGCTGAGCGTCGAGGCGGCCGAACTGCAAGAGATCTTCCAGTGGTTGACCCCCGAGCAGTCGGCGCGGGTGATGGAGGAACCGGAGTCGGCCCACCGGGTCGCGGACGAGGTCGCCGACGTGCTCGCGTACCTGCTCCAGTTCTGCGACGTGTTGGGGATCGACGTGCTGGACGCGCTCGCCGCGAAGATGGAACGGAATGAGGTGCGTTTCCCGCCCTCATCCGCGGTGAAGGACCCCGATTCCCCGTGA
- a CDS encoding carbohydrate ABC transporter permease, with protein MSLRPTSSRRGGRDRDGAWGWLFVSPMVLVLGSFLVLPILMALWVSLLHWDGQSNPFSGQADFVGLDNYRTLFTQDGLDRTLFATALRNNAYYVLLTVPLQTGLALGLALIVNQRMLRGRGPLRTIFFFPSVTSSIAVATVFLFLFQGSGAVNALLSWIGVKGPNWFADPRGVLSLVLGGLGVIDPEHPTGLLAEHSVMGLSWFEWLSGPSIAMCTIILLAVWTTSGTFMLIFLAALQDIPRELEETAALEGVNRRQLLRYVTLPALRPVLFLVLTLGLISTWQVFDQVYVMGQGAPGNTTLTPAFLSYSAGFDNADFGQGSAIAFVLLALILVLTGFQRWALRERGVRTGRKR; from the coding sequence ATGTCCCTCCGCCCGACAAGCTCGCGGCGCGGCGGGCGCGACCGGGACGGCGCATGGGGCTGGCTCTTCGTCAGCCCCATGGTGCTCGTCCTCGGCTCGTTCCTGGTGCTGCCGATCCTCATGGCGCTCTGGGTGAGCCTGCTGCACTGGGACGGGCAGTCCAACCCGTTCTCCGGCCAGGCCGATTTCGTGGGCCTGGACAACTACCGCACGCTCTTCACCCAGGACGGTCTCGACCGCACGCTCTTCGCGACCGCCCTGCGCAACAACGCGTACTACGTCCTGCTGACGGTGCCGTTGCAGACCGGACTGGCGCTGGGCCTGGCCCTGATCGTCAACCAGCGGATGCTGCGCGGCCGCGGGCCGCTCCGTACGATCTTCTTCTTCCCGTCCGTCACCAGCTCGATCGCCGTCGCGACGGTGTTTCTCTTCCTCTTCCAGGGAAGCGGGGCCGTCAACGCCCTGCTGTCGTGGATCGGGGTGAAGGGGCCGAACTGGTTCGCCGATCCGCGCGGGGTGCTCTCGCTGGTCCTCGGCGGGCTCGGCGTCATCGATCCCGAGCACCCCACCGGGCTGCTGGCCGAGCACTCCGTGATGGGACTGTCGTGGTTCGAGTGGCTGTCGGGTCCTTCGATCGCGATGTGCACGATCATCCTGCTGGCCGTGTGGACGACGTCGGGCACGTTCATGCTGATCTTCCTCGCGGCGCTCCAGGACATCCCGCGTGAGCTGGAGGAGACGGCGGCCCTGGAAGGGGTCAACCGCCGCCAGCTGCTGCGGTACGTGACCCTGCCCGCGCTGCGTCCCGTGCTGTTCCTGGTGCTCACCCTGGGCCTGATCTCCACCTGGCAGGTCTTCGACCAGGTGTACGTGATGGGTCAGGGCGCCCCGGGCAACACCACGCTCACGCCCGCGTTCCTGTCGTACTCCGCGGGCTTCGACAACGCCGACTTCGGCCAGGGCTCGGCGATCGCGTTTGTCCTGCTCGCCCTGATCCTCGTGCTGACCGGCTTCCAGCGCTGGGCGCTGCGGGAGCGCGGCGTACGCACCGGGAGGAAGCGATGA
- a CDS encoding amylo-alpha-1,6-glucosidase: MDITVKTHDITKPVEGGGPPDGNPQGPSGLQPFLHDSCVTLYAPSFAISRADGQIGDLPGAGAGAGVLSGESPGADGFYHGDTRALSRLTVEAEGVVLAPVRGGLDGAERASFRAVLRGLGEHTPDPAVTLRRRRHVTPGQLAETLDVTNAGRQDVHVKLIVTATTDLAPMERVKSGDRPAAVPATATGDGLAWSQEAFTVRLGSTPAATTADPASGRLTYDIALAPGETWTAVLRCEAAHDEGDQFPAPPAGSLPWRTPRLRSADRRFDHWLDQSTADLDRLRLTDPADPADQFLAAGAPWFLTLFGRDSLWAARMLLPLGTDLAAGTLRTLARRQGGVTDPDTEEQPGKILHEVRRAAQRFDDTFALPPCYYGTVDATPLWITLLHDAWRWGLAPEQVEQLLPHAESALGWMSEYGDADGDGFLEYIDLTGRGLANQGWKDSGDSIRHRDGRLADSPIALCEVQAYAYEAARGGADLLRAFGRPGADRWEEWADRLRVNFRERFWVEDARGPYPAVALDRDKRPVDSVTSGFGHLLGTGLLDHEESALLAARISAPDLDSGHGLRTLSSDSVGFNPYGYHIGSIWPHDTAIAVHGLVRAGFPDAAAPLAAGLLTASAGFDARLPELFAGHGTATDAVPAPYPASCRPQAWAAASSVLVLQSVLGLSADVPGGTVTVAPAFAEAYRPLSVEGFDVAGGRLDITVGADGTARVDAPAGLEVKREQVKPR; encoded by the coding sequence TTGGACATCACTGTCAAGACCCACGACATAACGAAGCCGGTCGAGGGGGGCGGCCCGCCGGACGGAAACCCCCAGGGGCCGTCCGGTCTCCAGCCGTTCCTGCACGACTCCTGCGTCACGCTGTACGCGCCGAGCTTCGCGATCTCGCGGGCCGACGGACAGATCGGCGACCTTCCCGGAGCGGGCGCCGGTGCCGGTGTCCTGTCCGGGGAAAGCCCTGGTGCCGACGGCTTCTACCACGGTGACACCCGGGCCCTGTCCCGGCTGACCGTCGAGGCCGAAGGTGTGGTGCTCGCACCCGTACGCGGTGGCCTCGACGGCGCCGAACGGGCCTCCTTCCGGGCCGTGTTGCGCGGTCTCGGCGAACACACCCCCGACCCCGCCGTCACCCTGCGCCGCCGCCGCCACGTCACCCCCGGACAGCTGGCGGAGACCCTGGACGTCACCAACGCGGGACGGCAGGACGTCCACGTCAAGCTGATCGTCACCGCCACCACCGACCTCGCGCCGATGGAGCGCGTCAAGTCCGGTGACCGCCCCGCTGCCGTGCCCGCCACCGCCACCGGGGACGGACTCGCCTGGTCCCAGGAGGCGTTCACCGTACGGCTCGGCAGCACGCCCGCCGCCACGACCGCCGACCCGGCGTCCGGACGGCTCACGTACGACATCGCACTGGCGCCCGGCGAGACCTGGACCGCCGTCCTGCGCTGCGAGGCGGCCCACGACGAGGGCGACCAGTTCCCCGCGCCGCCCGCCGGCAGCCTGCCCTGGCGCACCCCCCGGCTGCGCAGCGCGGACCGGCGCTTCGACCACTGGCTCGACCAGTCCACCGCCGACCTGGACCGGCTGCGCCTCACCGACCCCGCCGACCCGGCCGACCAGTTCCTGGCCGCCGGAGCCCCGTGGTTCCTCACGCTCTTCGGCCGCGACTCGCTGTGGGCCGCCCGGATGCTGCTGCCGCTCGGGACGGACCTCGCGGCCGGTACGCTGCGCACCCTCGCGCGCCGCCAGGGCGGCGTGACCGACCCCGACACCGAGGAGCAGCCCGGCAAGATCCTGCACGAAGTGCGCCGCGCCGCCCAGCGGTTCGACGACACCTTCGCCCTGCCGCCCTGCTACTACGGCACGGTCGACGCCACGCCCCTGTGGATCACGCTGCTGCACGACGCCTGGCGCTGGGGCCTCGCCCCCGAGCAGGTCGAACAGCTCCTGCCGCACGCCGAGTCCGCCCTCGGGTGGATGAGCGAGTACGGCGACGCCGACGGCGACGGCTTCCTCGAATACATCGACCTGACCGGACGCGGACTGGCCAACCAGGGCTGGAAGGACTCCGGCGACTCCATCAGGCACCGTGACGGCCGCCTCGCCGACTCCCCGATCGCGCTGTGCGAGGTCCAGGCGTACGCGTACGAGGCGGCCCGTGGCGGCGCCGACCTGCTGCGCGCCTTCGGCCGTCCCGGCGCGGACCGCTGGGAGGAGTGGGCCGACCGGCTGCGCGTCAACTTCCGTGAGCGCTTCTGGGTCGAGGACGCGCGCGGGCCGTACCCCGCGGTGGCGCTCGACCGTGACAAGCGGCCGGTGGACTCGGTCACTTCGGGCTTCGGGCACCTGCTCGGCACGGGTCTGCTCGACCACGAGGAGAGCGCGCTGCTCGCCGCGCGGATCAGCGCGCCCGACCTCGACTCGGGCCACGGTCTGCGGACCCTGAGCAGCGACTCCGTGGGGTTCAACCCGTACGGCTACCACATCGGTTCGATCTGGCCGCACGACACCGCGATCGCCGTGCACGGGCTGGTCAGGGCCGGATTCCCGGACGCGGCCGCGCCGCTCGCGGCGGGCTTGCTGACCGCCTCCGCCGGATTCGACGCGCGTCTCCCCGAACTCTTCGCCGGGCACGGCACGGCCACCGACGCGGTCCCCGCGCCCTATCCGGCGTCCTGCCGGCCGCAGGCCTGGGCCGCCGCGTCGTCCGTCCTCGTACTCCAGTCGGTGCTGGGCCTCTCCGCCGACGTCCCGGGCGGTACGGTCACGGTCGCGCCGGCCTTCGCGGAGGCGTACCGGCCCCTCAGCGTCGAGGGCTTCGACGTCGCGGGCGGCAGGCTGGACATCACGGTCGGCGCCGACGGCACCGCGCGCGTCGACGCGCCGGCGGGGCTGGAGGTGAAGCGGGAGCAGGTCAAACCGCGTTGA
- a CDS encoding glycoside hydrolase family 19 protein has product MIRKSLRGLTLARTAVALAVAALFSVTLTVPASAADPVGSITGIAGKCLDVAAASSANGTAVQLYDCNGSAAQQWTVAGDGTLRALGKCLDLVERGTADGTKLQIWDCAGSANQKWAISGAKDIVNPTANKCLDVTGNTSANGARIQIWTCTGAANQKWNTPSGGSTPPPTGGFVVSEAQFNQMFPNRNSFYSYSGLTNALSAYPGFTKTGSTTTQRQEAAAFLANVNHETGGLVYVVEINQANYPHYCDPNQSYGCPAGQAAYYGRGPIQLSWNFNYKAAGDALGIDLLNNPWLVQNDSAVAWKTGLWYWNTQSGPGTMTPHNAMVNGAGFGQTIRSINGSLECDGRNPAQVQSRVDAYNRFTQILGVAPGANLYC; this is encoded by the coding sequence ATGATAAGAAAATCGCTCAGGGGTCTCACCCTTGCCCGTACCGCCGTCGCGCTTGCCGTGGCGGCTCTCTTCTCGGTCACTCTCACCGTGCCGGCGTCCGCCGCCGACCCGGTCGGCAGCATCACCGGCATCGCCGGCAAGTGCTTGGATGTCGCGGCCGCGAGCAGCGCGAACGGCACCGCCGTACAGCTCTACGACTGCAACGGCAGCGCGGCACAGCAGTGGACCGTCGCCGGCGACGGAACCCTGCGCGCCCTGGGCAAGTGTCTGGACCTCGTCGAGCGCGGCACCGCCGACGGCACCAAGCTCCAGATCTGGGACTGCGCCGGCAGCGCGAACCAGAAGTGGGCGATCTCCGGCGCCAAGGACATCGTCAACCCGACGGCGAACAAGTGCCTCGACGTCACGGGCAACACCTCAGCCAACGGCGCGCGCATCCAGATCTGGACCTGCACCGGCGCCGCCAACCAGAAGTGGAACACGCCCTCCGGCGGCTCCACGCCCCCTCCCACCGGCGGCTTCGTCGTCAGTGAAGCCCAGTTCAACCAGATGTTCCCGAACCGGAACTCGTTCTACTCCTACAGCGGTCTGACCAACGCGCTCAGCGCCTACCCGGGCTTCACCAAGACGGGCAGCACCACGACCCAGCGCCAGGAGGCCGCGGCCTTCCTCGCCAACGTCAACCACGAGACCGGCGGTCTCGTGTACGTGGTGGAGATCAACCAGGCCAACTACCCCCACTACTGCGACCCGAACCAGTCCTACGGCTGCCCCGCCGGCCAGGCCGCGTACTACGGCCGTGGCCCGATCCAGCTGAGCTGGAACTTCAACTACAAGGCCGCGGGCGACGCGCTCGGCATCGACCTGCTCAACAACCCGTGGCTCGTCCAGAACGACTCCGCCGTCGCCTGGAAGACCGGTCTCTGGTACTGGAACACCCAGAGCGGCCCGGGCACGATGACCCCGCACAACGCGATGGTCAACGGCGCCGGTTTCGGCCAGACGATCCGCAGCATCAACGGCTCGCTGGAGTGCGACGGCAGGAACCCGGCGCAGGTCCAGAGCCGGGTCGACGCCTACAACCGCTTCACCCAGATCCTGGGTGTCGCGCCGGGCGCCAACCTGTACTGCTGA
- a CDS encoding carbohydrate ABC transporter permease: protein MSTTSEKQGRPVLGRFPVALRVLGYALVVGVALLYLLPFVLQLVTGFKTDPDAAANPLSLLPTTPTTAAYQRLFGLSEAADGVPFLRWLGNSAFVAVVVTGGRVLFDSMAGYALARLRFRGRSVLFTFVLAVMAVPGVALLIPKFLVLNTFGIFDTYTGMILPLMVDAAGIFIMKQFFESVPREVEEAAKVDGAGVFRIFWSVVLPMARPALITLTILSFQGSWNEFTHFLVATQSGQYETLTTGLARFVSGGLGGGTQYPLKLAAALLSTLPVAALFFCFQRYFVSGANAGAVKE, encoded by the coding sequence ATGAGTACCACGAGCGAGAAGCAGGGACGGCCCGTGCTCGGGCGGTTCCCCGTAGCGCTGCGGGTGCTGGGATACGCGCTGGTGGTGGGGGTGGCGCTGCTCTATCTGCTGCCGTTCGTGCTCCAGTTGGTGACCGGCTTCAAGACGGATCCGGACGCTGCCGCGAATCCGCTGTCGCTGCTGCCCACGACTCCGACGACGGCCGCCTACCAGCGGCTGTTCGGGCTGAGCGAGGCCGCGGACGGGGTGCCGTTCCTGCGCTGGCTCGGCAACTCGGCGTTTGTCGCCGTGGTGGTGACCGGGGGCCGGGTGCTGTTCGACTCGATGGCGGGGTACGCGCTGGCGCGGCTGCGCTTCCGGGGCCGTTCGGTGCTGTTCACGTTTGTCCTCGCGGTGATGGCGGTGCCCGGAGTGGCGCTGCTCATCCCGAAGTTCCTGGTGCTGAACACGTTCGGGATCTTCGACACGTACACCGGCATGATCCTGCCGCTGATGGTGGACGCGGCGGGCATCTTCATCATGAAGCAGTTCTTCGAGTCGGTGCCGCGTGAGGTGGAGGAGGCCGCGAAGGTCGACGGGGCGGGGGTGTTCCGGATCTTCTGGTCCGTCGTGCTGCCGATGGCGCGGCCGGCGCTGATCACCCTGACGATCCTGTCGTTCCAGGGGTCGTGGAACGAGTTCACGCACTTCCTGGTCGCCACGCAGTCCGGTCAGTACGAGACCCTCACCACGGGTCTGGCCCGGTTTGTCTCGGGTGGCCTGGGCGGCGGTACGCAGTACCCGCTCAAGCTGGCGGCGGCGCTGCTGTCCACCCTTCCGGTGGCCGCGCTGTTCTTCTGCTTCCAGCGCTACTTCGTGAGCGGGGCGAACGCGGGGGCCGTGAAGGAGTGA
- the mrdA gene encoding penicillin-binding protein 2: MSNIPETGRTPRVQVRLVVIQLLVFSLLLTLGGRLWYLQIRNGQEYTDEAKNNHTQRVVQPAVRGSILDTRGVPLADNETRLVVSASRTDLMKMPDDGKAVLTRLAGVLGLKAQDLVDKVRLCDAKTPQPCWNGSPYQPIPVTDEATTQQALQIRERTEDFPGITAEPTAVRRYAAPGKANTSQVLGYLSPVTDQEITAAQDTSSPYLRSDQVGRSGLERTYDEQLRGKAGVTRYEVDNLGRVLGQAKTEKARPGDNVITSIDARVQAVAEYELNNAMKTARKQFDTVTGSKYKADSGAVVVMEAKTGRVVAMASQPTYDPNAWVGGISAKDYAKLTGKKSNFPLLNRAIQGQAAPGSIFKVVSSTAAVNAGYSFNGSYPCPSSYSIGNQVFKNFESQGYGNITIGKALEVSCDTVYYGLAHQEWQKDGGNNPRKKPADWFYKTAHQFGLGKETGIDLPNEVTGRVPDRQWKQDFWKANKSAWCKQGKKNGTYVERIAYEGCLEGNKMRAGDAVNYSIGQGDTLVTPIQMAAIYGAISNGGTLYTPTVGKAIVSADGRSVKKIAPKADGKLPMNKATRDNIDEALAGVATRGSAAWRFGGWPQDKIPMHAKTGTAEVHGKQTTSWFASYTKDYTIVMTISQGGTGSGASGPAVRKIYEAMYGLDAKGNQDLKKALMPKPRTALPKIGPDGAIDAPKTEPYKP, translated from the coding sequence GTGAGCAACATACCGGAGACGGGACGGACTCCCCGGGTCCAGGTCCGTCTCGTCGTCATTCAGCTGCTTGTCTTCTCGCTGCTGCTCACGCTCGGCGGCCGTCTCTGGTATCTCCAGATCCGCAACGGCCAGGAATACACGGACGAGGCGAAGAACAACCACACCCAGCGGGTGGTCCAGCCGGCCGTACGGGGCTCGATCCTGGACACCCGCGGGGTGCCGCTCGCCGACAACGAGACCCGGCTCGTCGTCTCGGCCAGCCGCACCGACCTGATGAAGATGCCGGACGACGGCAAGGCCGTACTGACCCGGCTCGCGGGCGTCCTGGGCCTGAAGGCCCAGGACCTCGTGGACAAGGTCAGGCTGTGCGACGCGAAGACGCCGCAGCCGTGTTGGAACGGTTCGCCCTACCAGCCGATCCCGGTCACCGACGAGGCCACCACCCAGCAGGCCCTCCAGATCCGCGAGCGCACGGAGGACTTCCCCGGCATCACCGCCGAGCCCACCGCCGTACGGCGCTACGCCGCCCCCGGCAAGGCCAACACCTCCCAGGTGCTGGGGTATCTCTCGCCCGTCACGGACCAGGAGATCACGGCGGCGCAGGACACCAGCTCGCCGTACCTGCGCTCGGACCAGGTGGGCCGCTCGGGCCTGGAGCGTACGTACGACGAGCAGTTGCGCGGCAAGGCGGGCGTGACCCGGTACGAGGTCGACAACCTGGGGCGCGTCCTGGGACAGGCGAAGACCGAGAAGGCCCGTCCCGGGGACAACGTCATCACTTCGATCGACGCGCGGGTGCAGGCCGTCGCGGAGTACGAGCTCAACAACGCGATGAAGACGGCCCGCAAGCAGTTCGACACCGTCACCGGCTCGAAATACAAGGCGGATTCGGGCGCGGTGGTGGTGATGGAGGCGAAGACCGGCCGGGTGGTGGCGATGGCCTCGCAGCCGACGTACGACCCGAACGCGTGGGTCGGTGGGATCTCGGCGAAGGACTACGCCAAGTTGACCGGCAAGAAGTCCAACTTCCCGCTGCTGAACCGGGCGATCCAGGGCCAGGCGGCCCCCGGGTCCATCTTCAAGGTCGTCTCCTCGACGGCCGCCGTCAACGCGGGCTACAGCTTCAACGGCAGCTATCCGTGCCCCAGTTCGTACTCGATCGGCAACCAGGTCTTCAAGAACTTCGAGTCCCAGGGGTACGGGAACATCACCATCGGCAAGGCGCTCGAAGTCTCGTGCGACACCGTCTACTACGGCCTGGCCCACCAGGAGTGGCAGAAGGACGGCGGCAACAACCCCAGGAAGAAGCCCGCCGACTGGTTCTACAAGACGGCCCACCAGTTCGGTCTGGGCAAGGAGACCGGGATCGACCTCCCCAACGAGGTCACCGGGCGGGTCCCGGACCGGCAGTGGAAGCAGGACTTCTGGAAGGCCAACAAGTCGGCCTGGTGCAAGCAGGGGAAGAAGAACGGCACGTACGTGGAGCGGATCGCGTACGAGGGCTGCCTCGAAGGCAACAAGATGCGTGCCGGTGACGCCGTCAACTACTCGATCGGCCAGGGCGACACGCTCGTCACCCCGATCCAGATGGCCGCCATCTACGGGGCGATCTCCAACGGCGGGACCCTCTACACCCCCACCGTGGGCAAGGCGATCGTCAGCGCCGACGGCAGGAGCGTGAAGAAGATCGCCCCCAAGGCGGACGGCAAGCTGCCGATGAACAAGGCGACCCGGGACAACATCGACGAGGCGCTGGCGGGCGTGGCGACGCGTGGTTCGGCCGCGTGGCGGTTCGGCGGCTGGCCGCAGGACAAGATCCCGATGCACGCCAAGACCGGTACCGCCGAGGTCCACGGGAAGCAGACCACGTCGTGGTTCGCCTCGTACACCAAGGACTACACGATCGTGATGACGATCTCCCAGGGTGGTACGGGATCCGGCGCCTCCGGACCCGCCGTCCGCAAGATCTACGAGGCGATGTACGGCCTGGACGCGAAGGGCAACCAGGACCTCAAGAAGGCCCTGATGCCCAAGCCCCGTACCGCGCTGCCGAAGATCGGCCCCGACGGCGCGATCGACGCCCCCAAGACGGAGCCGTACAAACCGTAA
- a CDS encoding LacI family DNA-binding transcriptional regulator encodes MVRTPNTPSPKAGPVTLAMVARRAGVSPQTVSNALNSPDLLRPETLERVRRTIDEMGYRPHRAAQTLRTRSSKLIGYGIRPTAPGASAPVMDRFLHALSQTADEAGYRILLFASPPPEGPDALDGYEELLDLHHVDGFVLSGTDRGDQRQAWLQKRDVPFVGFGRMWAGRQIGDWVDVDGASGTDAAVEHLVARGHRKIAFLGWPRGSGVGDDRAEGWQRAMRRHGLPVRSRRAYSVDDVASAQAAAVPLLEAGATAVIAASDMLALGCYHALRERGAVPGADVAVVGFDDSPTAALLSPGLSTVAQPLEAVGRECVRLLLARMGEPGRAPERVLLEPSLVVRHSTPALRD; translated from the coding sequence ATGGTCCGCACCCCCAACACCCCTTCGCCCAAGGCCGGTCCGGTGACCCTGGCCATGGTCGCGCGACGGGCCGGGGTCTCTCCGCAAACCGTCTCAAACGCCCTCAACTCCCCCGATCTCCTGCGCCCCGAGACCCTGGAGCGGGTGCGCAGGACCATCGACGAGATGGGCTACCGTCCGCACCGGGCGGCACAGACCCTCCGTACCCGTTCCAGCAAACTCATCGGGTACGGAATCCGGCCCACCGCGCCGGGCGCGTCCGCCCCGGTCATGGACCGCTTCCTGCATGCCCTGTCCCAGACCGCCGACGAGGCCGGTTACCGGATCCTGCTGTTCGCCTCACCCCCGCCCGAGGGTCCTGACGCCCTCGACGGATACGAGGAACTGCTCGATCTGCACCATGTGGACGGGTTTGTGCTCAGCGGCACCGACCGGGGCGACCAGCGCCAGGCCTGGCTCCAGAAGCGTGATGTTCCGTTTGTCGGCTTCGGCCGGATGTGGGCGGGGCGTCAGATCGGCGACTGGGTCGATGTCGACGGCGCCTCGGGCACGGACGCCGCCGTCGAGCACCTGGTGGCGCGCGGGCACCGGAAGATCGCGTTCCTGGGCTGGCCGCGCGGCTCCGGGGTCGGCGACGACCGTGCGGAGGGCTGGCAGCGCGCCATGCGCCGGCACGGTCTGCCGGTACGGAGCCGGCGCGCGTACAGCGTGGACGACGTCGCGTCGGCGCAGGCCGCCGCCGTACCCCTGCTCGAAGCGGGCGCCACGGCGGTGATCGCGGCGAGCGACATGCTCGCGCTCGGCTGCTACCACGCGCTGCGGGAGCGCGGGGCCGTACCGGGAGCGGACGTCGCCGTCGTCGGCTTCGACGACTCCCCGACGGCCGCGCTCCTCTCGCCGGGCCTGTCCACCGTCGCCCAGCCGCTGGAGGCTGTCGGCCGCGAGTGTGTACGGCTGCTGCTGGCCCGGATGGGAGAGCCCGGCCGGGCACCCGAGCGGGTTCTGCTCGAACCGTCACTCGTCGTACGGCACAGCACGCCGGCGTTACGCGACTGA
- a CDS encoding cell division protein SepF → MSRYDRYDVTDEQWEGLAQVVPLRSRNEWPSRVDHRSVQPEPRVEHRRFVVLRVRVFADAREVADHLIAQIPVLLDLTGAELDVAKRILDFSSGVVFGLGSGMHRVDKNVFLLAPVGTEVEGIAAAAVPGP, encoded by the coding sequence GTGAGCAGGTACGACAGATATGACGTCACCGACGAACAGTGGGAAGGCCTGGCGCAGGTCGTCCCGCTGCGCAGCCGCAACGAGTGGCCCTCACGGGTCGACCACCGCTCCGTGCAGCCCGAACCCCGCGTCGAGCACCGGCGGTTCGTCGTGCTGAGGGTGCGGGTCTTCGCGGACGCGCGCGAGGTCGCCGACCACCTGATCGCCCAGATCCCGGTCCTGTTGGACCTGACGGGCGCCGAACTCGACGTGGCCAAGCGCATCCTGGACTTCAGCAGCGGGGTGGTCTTCGGCCTCGGCAGCGGGATGCACCGCGTCGACAAGAACGTCTTCCTGCTGGCGCCGGTCGGCACGGAGGTCGAGGGGATCGCGGCGGCGGCCGTTCCGGGGCCGTAG
- a CDS encoding sugar ABC transporter substrate-binding protein has translation MARHTAFAALAACAALLTATGCSSGFDSGKEPAQEKSEKQKLTVLIATSGDAETQAVKTAAAAYAKKSGNSVTVEVAKDMNQQLAQSFAGNKPPDVFYVNSDQFANYAKGGSLYPYGDQISDADDFSEQLRSSFSYDNKLMCLPKDTSTLGLAINSDLWKKAGLTEKDYPTTWEQLRTVADKLTGDGVTGLVTSDEYQRLGVFMRQAGGWVTDAGQTKMTADTAENAEGLSFVQDLLKSGSMKFAKAVDTSWGGEALGKGKAAMTIEGNWLEGGMKLDYPDVDYQILPLPAGPAGKGTLAFSTCWGVAADSAHHEASVDLVKSLSSAKQQLAFADAFGVMPSRTSALTSFAEQHPQAKAWVDGSAYAQGPVTIAGFDKVLSQFNTELQSLRTADPKKILADLQRNGEQAIAKGN, from the coding sequence ATGGCCCGCCACACGGCCTTCGCCGCCCTCGCCGCCTGCGCGGCGCTGCTGACCGCGACAGGATGTTCGTCCGGTTTCGACAGCGGCAAGGAGCCCGCACAGGAGAAGTCCGAGAAGCAGAAACTGACCGTCCTGATCGCCACCTCGGGGGACGCCGAGACCCAGGCCGTCAAGACCGCCGCCGCCGCGTACGCGAAGAAGTCCGGCAACTCCGTGACCGTCGAGGTCGCCAAGGACATGAACCAGCAGCTGGCCCAGTCCTTCGCCGGGAACAAGCCGCCGGACGTCTTCTACGTCAACTCCGACCAGTTCGCCAACTACGCCAAGGGCGGCTCGCTCTACCCGTACGGCGACCAGATCTCCGACGCGGACGACTTCTCGGAGCAGCTGCGCTCGTCGTTCTCGTACGACAACAAGCTGATGTGTCTGCCCAAGGACACCTCGACCCTCGGCCTGGCGATCAACTCCGACCTGTGGAAGAAGGCCGGGCTGACCGAGAAGGACTACCCGACCACCTGGGAGCAGCTGCGGACCGTCGCGGACAAGCTCACGGGCGACGGCGTCACCGGCCTGGTGACCAGTGACGAGTACCAGCGTCTCGGTGTCTTCATGCGGCAGGCGGGCGGCTGGGTCACCGACGCGGGCCAGACGAAGATGACCGCCGACACGGCGGAGAACGCCGAGGGGCTGAGCTTCGTACAGGACCTCCTCAAGTCCGGTTCGATGAAGTTCGCCAAGGCGGTCGACACCAGCTGGGGCGGTGAGGCGCTCGGCAAGGGCAAGGCCGCGATGACCATCGAGGGCAACTGGCTCGAAGGCGGCATGAAGCTCGACTACCCGGACGTCGACTACCAGATCCTGCCGCTGCCCGCCGGTCCCGCCGGGAAGGGCACCCTCGCCTTCAGCACCTGCTGGGGTGTCGCCGCCGACAGCGCGCACCACGAGGCGAGTGTCGACCTGGTCAAGTCGCTCAGCTCGGCGAAGCAGCAGCTGGCCTTCGCCGACGCGTTCGGTGTGATGCCGAGCCGTACGAGCGCGCTCACGTCCTTCGCCGAGCAGCACCCCCAGGCCAAGGCGTGGGTCGACGGCAGCGCGTACGCGCAGGGCCCGGTCACGATCGCGGGCTTCGACAAGGTGCTCAGCCAGTTCAACACCGAGCTCCAGTCCCTGCGCACGGCCGATCCGAAGAAGATCCTGGCCGACCTCCAGCGCAACGGCGAACAGGCCATAGCGAAGGGCAACTGA